A single genomic interval of Hevea brasiliensis isolate MT/VB/25A 57/8 chromosome 4, ASM3005281v1, whole genome shotgun sequence harbors:
- the LOC110667385 gene encoding protein FANTASTIC FOUR 3-like isoform X2: protein MAIIVCQGLQSCLESQVVEQRTMRLRLSSPKPQFSQPLELALKPCSFDSTTEELSDRRQDEDKHISSIPNPDMGGWSFLQALSNTSQGPEESMEKENTYVHPLIKRYPSTLSEKSLELCTENLGNENGTDTVEKSIFSLCSVEPEAGNSPTREQQKPRQLLGAGKANSRSFPPPLTTMIGSECLRVRPHREDGRLIIKAVKVLSTHAHFQTERSHGRLRLYIVKDSASNFDSTSEAKNEKEEIENDVNHDEEEDMGEEEEDEEEEKVEEENDYEEQVGKVNVAASREEEENVGYIEKEAEENHLNVEAEMGMENFQRSRRCKDGELEEKLSENKFPYKNYNITLWVR, encoded by the exons ATGGCAATTATAGTTTGCCAAGGTTTGCAGTCTTGTCTTGAGTCTCAGGTTGTAGAGCAAAGGACAATGAGGCTCAGATTGTCTTCACCGAAACCCCAATTCTCTCAACCCCTCGAATTAGCCTTAAAACCTTGTTCATTTGACTCCACCACTGAGGAACTTAGCGACAGACGCCAAGATGAAGATAAGCATATATCTTCAATCCCAAATCCTGATATGGGTGGGTGGAGCTTCCTCCAGGCTCTTTCCAACACCTCTCAGGGTCCCGAAGAATCAATGGAGAAAGAGAACACATATGTACATCCTCTAATTAAGCGTTACCCCTCAACGCTTAGTGAGAAGAGCCTGGAATTATGTACTGAGAACTTAGGTAACGAAAATGGTACTGATACTGTTGAGAAGAGCATTTTCTCATTGTGTTCAGTGGAGCCAGAAGCAGGAAATTCTCCAACAAGGGAGCAACAGAAACCTCGTCAACTTTTGGGAGCTGGGAAAGCGAATTCTCGAAGTTTTCCACCTCCCTTGACAACGATGATTGGATCAGAATGCCTTCGAGTTAGGCCCCACCGCGAAGATGGGAGGTTGATTATCAAGGCCGTCAAGGTTCTATCAACACACGCTCATTTCCAAACTGAAAGAAGCCATGGCCGCCTTCGACTATATATTGTCAAAGATTCTGCTTCAAATTTTGACTCTACAAGTGAAGCCAAGAATGAAAAAGAAGAGATTGAAAATGACGTAAATCATGACGAAGAGGAAGACAtgggagaagaggaagaagacgaAGAAGAGGAGAAGGTGGAGGAGGAGAATGATTATGAAGAACAAGTAGGGAAAGTAAATGTTGCAGCCAGCCGAGAAGAGGAAGAAAATGTTGGGTACATTGAAAAAGAAGCAGAAGAAAATCATTTGAATGTTGAAGCTGAAATGGGAATGGAAAATTTTCAAAGATCAAGAAGGTGCAAAGATGGTGAACTAGAGGAGAAATTATCAG AAAACAAGTTTCCGTACAAGAATTATAATATTACTCTGTGGGTTAGGTGA
- the LOC110667385 gene encoding protein FANTASTIC FOUR 3-like isoform X3, with product MAIIVCQGLQSCLESQVVEQRTMRLRLSSPKPQFSQPLELALKPCSFDSTTEELSDRRQDEDKHISSIPNPDMGGWSFLQALSNTSQGPEESMEKENTYVHPLIKRYPSTLSEKSLELCTENLGNENGTDTVEKSIFSLCSVEPEAGNSPTREQQKPRQLLGAGKANSRSFPPPLTTMIGSECLRVRPHREDGRLIIKAVKVLSTHAHFQTERSHGRLRLYIVKDSASNFDSTSEAKNEKEEIENDVNHDEEEDMGEEEEDEEEEKVEEENDYEEQVGKVNVAASREEEENVGYIEKEAEENHLNVEAEMGMENFQRSRRCKDGELEEKLSVIIVI from the exons ATGGCAATTATAGTTTGCCAAGGTTTGCAGTCTTGTCTTGAGTCTCAGGTTGTAGAGCAAAGGACAATGAGGCTCAGATTGTCTTCACCGAAACCCCAATTCTCTCAACCCCTCGAATTAGCCTTAAAACCTTGTTCATTTGACTCCACCACTGAGGAACTTAGCGACAGACGCCAAGATGAAGATAAGCATATATCTTCAATCCCAAATCCTGATATGGGTGGGTGGAGCTTCCTCCAGGCTCTTTCCAACACCTCTCAGGGTCCCGAAGAATCAATGGAGAAAGAGAACACATATGTACATCCTCTAATTAAGCGTTACCCCTCAACGCTTAGTGAGAAGAGCCTGGAATTATGTACTGAGAACTTAGGTAACGAAAATGGTACTGATACTGTTGAGAAGAGCATTTTCTCATTGTGTTCAGTGGAGCCAGAAGCAGGAAATTCTCCAACAAGGGAGCAACAGAAACCTCGTCAACTTTTGGGAGCTGGGAAAGCGAATTCTCGAAGTTTTCCACCTCCCTTGACAACGATGATTGGATCAGAATGCCTTCGAGTTAGGCCCCACCGCGAAGATGGGAGGTTGATTATCAAGGCCGTCAAGGTTCTATCAACACACGCTCATTTCCAAACTGAAAGAAGCCATGGCCGCCTTCGACTATATATTGTCAAAGATTCTGCTTCAAATTTTGACTCTACAAGTGAAGCCAAGAATGAAAAAGAAGAGATTGAAAATGACGTAAATCATGACGAAGAGGAAGACAtgggagaagaggaagaagacgaAGAAGAGGAGAAGGTGGAGGAGGAGAATGATTATGAAGAACAAGTAGGGAAAGTAAATGTTGCAGCCAGCCGAGAAGAGGAAGAAAATGTTGGGTACATTGAAAAAGAAGCAGAAGAAAATCATTTGAATGTTGAAGCTGAAATGGGAATGGAAAATTTTCAAAGATCAAGAAGGTGCAAAGATGGTGAACTAGAGGAGAAATTATCAG TTATTATCGTTATTTGA
- the LOC110667385 gene encoding protein FANTASTIC FOUR 3-like isoform X1, which translates to MAIIVCQGLQSCLESQVVEQRTMRLRLSSPKPQFSQPLELALKPCSFDSTTEELSDRRQDEDKHISSIPNPDMGGWSFLQALSNTSQGPEESMEKENTYVHPLIKRYPSTLSEKSLELCTENLGNENGTDTVEKSIFSLCSVEPEAGNSPTREQQKPRQLLGAGKANSRSFPPPLTTMIGSECLRVRPHREDGRLIIKAVKVLSTHAHFQTERSHGRLRLYIVKDSASNFDSTSEAKNEKEEIENDVNHDEEEDMGEEEEDEEEEKVEEENDYEEQVGKVNVAASREEEENVGYIEKEAEENHLNVEAEMGMENFQRSRRCKDGELEEKLSGSYYRYLKMLSLPLAILSLSPQSQKTSFRTRIIILLCGLGE; encoded by the exons ATGGCAATTATAGTTTGCCAAGGTTTGCAGTCTTGTCTTGAGTCTCAGGTTGTAGAGCAAAGGACAATGAGGCTCAGATTGTCTTCACCGAAACCCCAATTCTCTCAACCCCTCGAATTAGCCTTAAAACCTTGTTCATTTGACTCCACCACTGAGGAACTTAGCGACAGACGCCAAGATGAAGATAAGCATATATCTTCAATCCCAAATCCTGATATGGGTGGGTGGAGCTTCCTCCAGGCTCTTTCCAACACCTCTCAGGGTCCCGAAGAATCAATGGAGAAAGAGAACACATATGTACATCCTCTAATTAAGCGTTACCCCTCAACGCTTAGTGAGAAGAGCCTGGAATTATGTACTGAGAACTTAGGTAACGAAAATGGTACTGATACTGTTGAGAAGAGCATTTTCTCATTGTGTTCAGTGGAGCCAGAAGCAGGAAATTCTCCAACAAGGGAGCAACAGAAACCTCGTCAACTTTTGGGAGCTGGGAAAGCGAATTCTCGAAGTTTTCCACCTCCCTTGACAACGATGATTGGATCAGAATGCCTTCGAGTTAGGCCCCACCGCGAAGATGGGAGGTTGATTATCAAGGCCGTCAAGGTTCTATCAACACACGCTCATTTCCAAACTGAAAGAAGCCATGGCCGCCTTCGACTATATATTGTCAAAGATTCTGCTTCAAATTTTGACTCTACAAGTGAAGCCAAGAATGAAAAAGAAGAGATTGAAAATGACGTAAATCATGACGAAGAGGAAGACAtgggagaagaggaagaagacgaAGAAGAGGAGAAGGTGGAGGAGGAGAATGATTATGAAGAACAAGTAGGGAAAGTAAATGTTGCAGCCAGCCGAGAAGAGGAAGAAAATGTTGGGTACATTGAAAAAGAAGCAGAAGAAAATCATTTGAATGTTGAAGCTGAAATGGGAATGGAAAATTTTCAAAGATCAAGAAGGTGCAAAGATGGTGAACTAGAGGAGAAATTATCAG GTAGTTATTATCGTTATTTGAAGATGCTTTCTCTTCCCCTggccattctctctctctctccacaatCACAGAAAACAAGTTTCCGTACAAGAATTATAATATTACTCTGTGGGTTAGGTGAATAA